The following proteins are encoded in a genomic region of Ammospiza caudacuta isolate bAmmCau1 chromosome 13, bAmmCau1.pri, whole genome shotgun sequence:
- the ZNF507 gene encoding zinc finger protein 507 isoform X1 yields the protein MEEGSSIAVLMPNIGEQEAVLISETVIGPTLQSSEEQRKCKTDPLIHVIQKLSKIVESEKSQRCLLIGKKRSHADASVQSLDTAELCEIPAKTIELSVIATKKTEELQADYIVTECLPPSKKKVTCYQCGLCNFLSPSLLTLQEHIKQHGQKNEVILMCSECHFASKSQEELESHFQNHHENGGINSIQTKVQQCVNVTSSFLQGPVEGNVKSGTDQTGNVECKDAAQSAPVPEMGRRKWYTYEQYGMYRCLICRYTCGQQRMLKTHAWKHAGEVDCSYPIFEEENENTSLSETVVTHTPQSVDTVVLSLENSELDIHSEPSLQLQICNSEQLSCKSPIGTNVKEEEILSESMVHSPTTEVVEETVSDTEPDNMITDSLLSSAQKIISCSPNKKGHVNVIVERLPSAEESVLQKPFLMNTDIETEKKFISEESSVTCEEPAEVYHSDAIQEVIIEWNNTEKKDNELSANKNVTADENVPPARRRTNSESLRLHSLAAEALVTMPIRAAELTRSSLRALTGEDAVDAGAGQGGADGPCVAHSKVVSSLKDPSEEFSGLNQSECAIVEIKKDRAELSEAPIKMGISMSLLTVIEKLKERTDQNASDDDILKELQDNAQCQGGGAAAGAGSSLVEFIPSAERPYRCRLCHYSSGNKGYIKQHLRVHRQRQPYQCPICEHIAGDSKGLESHMINHCKARMYQCKQCDESFHYKSQLRNHEREQHSLPDLFSTATANKLIVSNEADDREGSKCSSQKLFRCDVCDYTSTTYVGVRNHRRIHSSDKPYRCRVCDFATTNMNSFKCHMRQHPQEHQAVQLLEQFKCSLCGYVCSHPPSLKSHMWKHASDQNYNYEQVNKAINDAISQSSRFQGQLTDKTLLEGTDESTVPILGSSDNLVSFTESINQTTNETSGSDENEKPTLMNTSCSLEKNSTLPHLGTEYCVLLFCCCICGFESTNKENLLDHMKEHEGEIINIILNKDHSTTQNTN from the exons ATGGAAGAAGGAAGCAGCATTGCAGTATTGATGCCAAATATTGGggagcaggaggctgtgctgatTTCTGAAACAGTCATTGGCccaacactgcagagcagcgaagagcagagaaaatgtAAAACCGACCCCCTGATCCACGTGATCCAGAAGCTGAGCAAAATAGTTGAAAGTGAGAAGTCACAAAGGTGCcttttaatagggaagaaacgTTCCCATGCCGACGCCTCTGTGCAGTCCTTggacacagctgagctctgtGAAATCCCAGCTAAAACCATCGAGCTCTCTGTGATTGCTACTAAAAAGACTGAAGAGTTACAAGCAGATTATATTGTGACTGAATGTCTTCCACCAAGCAAAAAAAAGGTGACATGCTATCAGTGTGGTCTCTGTAATTTTCTGTCACCTTCGCTTTTAACTCTGCAAGAACATATAAAACAACATGGGCAGAAAAATGAAGTGATATTAATGTGCTCAGAATGTCATTTTGCCTCCAAAAGCCAAGAAGAACTTGAATCCCACTTCCAAAATCACCACGAGAACGGTGGTATAAACAGCATCCAGACAAAAGTGCAGCAGTGTGTCAATGTCACCAGCTCATTTCTGCAAGGACCAGTGGAAGGAAATGTCAAATCAGGGACTGATCAGACAGGAAATGTGGAATGTAAGGATGCAGCTCAGTCTGCTCCTGTGCCTGAAATGGGCAGGAGGAAGTGGTACACCTACGAGCAGTATGGCATGTACAGGTGTTTAATCTGCAGGTACACCTGCGGGCAGCAGAGGATGTTGAAAACACACGCTTGGAAACACGCGGGGGAGGTTGATTGCTCCTACCCCATCtttgaggaagaaaatgaaaacaccaGCTTGTCAGAGACAGTTGTAACTCATACACCTCAGAGTGTGGATACAGTTGTCCTCTCTTTGGAAAACAGTGAACTTGATATCCATAGTGAGCCTTCTCTTCAGCTTCAGATTTGCAATTCTGAGCAGCTGTCGTGTAAATCGCCCATAGGAACAAATGTAAAAGAGGAAGAGATATTAAGTGAGTCTATGGTGCATTCTCCTACTACAGAGGTTGTAGAGGAGACTGTATCAGATACAGAACCAGACAATATGATAACTGACAGCCTGCTTTCATCAGCACAGAAAATCATCAGTTGTAGTCCAAATAAAAAGGGTCACGTTAATGTTATAGTAGAGCGTTTGCCAAGTGCTGAAGAAAGTGTTTTACAAAAGCCATTCTTAATGAACACTGAcattgaaacagaaaaaaaatttatctcAGAGGAGTCGTCTGTTACCTGTGAAGAACCTGCTGAAGTTTATCATTCAGATGCGATTCAGGAAGTAATAATAGAGTGGAATAACACTGAGAAGAAAGATAACGAATTAAGCGCTAATAAAAATGTAACAGCTGACGAAAATGTGCCTCCTGCACGAAGGAGGACAAATTCAGAATCTTTGAGACTGCACTCCTTAGCAGCAGAAGCTCTTGTTACAATGCCAATCAGAGCTGCAGAACTGACACGGTCCAGCCTCAGGGCTCTGACTGGAGAAGATGCTGTGGATGCAGGTGcaggccagggaggagctgatgGCCCATGCGTGGCTCATTCCAAAGTGGTGTCCTCACTTAAGGATCCTTCAGAGGAGTTCAGTGGCTTAAACCAAAGTGAATGTGCAATAGTTGAGATAAAGAAAGACAGAGCAGAGTTGTCAGAAGCACCAATTAAAATGGGCATCAGCATGTCACTGCTCACCGTCATTGAAAAGCTGAAGGAGAGGACAGACCAGAACGCCTCCGACGACGAcatcctgaaggagctgcaggacaaCGCGCAGTGCCAGGGCGGGggggccgcggcgggggcggggagcAGCCTGGTGGAGTTCATCCCCAGCGCCGAGCGGCCGTACCGCTGCCGCCTGTGCCACTACAGCAGCGGCAACAAGGGCTACATCAAGCAGCACCTGCGCGTGCACCGCCAGCGCCAGCCCTACCAGTGCCCCATCTGCGAGCACATCGCCGGCGACAGCAAGGGCCTGGAGAGCCACATGATCAACCACTGCAAGGCCCGCATGTACCAGTGCAAGCAGTGCGACGAGTCCTTCCACTACAAG AGCCAGCTGCGAAACCATGAAAGAGAACAACACAGTCTTCCTGATCTCTTCTCCACAGCCACAGCTAACAAACTCATAGTTTCCAATGAAGCAGATGATAGAGAAG GAAGCAAGTGTTCCTCCCAGAAGCTGTTCAGGTGTGATGTGTGTGACTACACGAGCACCACGTACGTGGGAGTGCGCAACCACCGCCGCATCCACAGCTCGGACAAGCCGTACAG ATGTCGCGTGTGTGACTTCGCCACCACAAATATGAATAGCTTCAAGTGCCACATGAGGCAGCACCCCCAGGAGCATCAGGCAGTGCAGCTTTTGGAGCAGTTCAA aTGTTCTCTCTGTGGATATGTATGTAGCCATCCTCCATCCCTGAAGTCCCACATGTGGAAACATGCAAGTGACCAAAATTACAACTATGAACAAGTGAACAAAGCTATTAATGATGCAATTTCACAAAGCAGTAG gTTTCAAGGACAACTCACTGACAAGACCTTGTTAGAAGGCACAGATGAAAGTACAGTACCTATACTAGGAAGTTCAGACAACCTGGTGTCTTTTACAGAGTCCATTAACCAGACTACAAATGAAACTTCAGGTTctgatgaaaatgaaaaacctACCTTGATGAATACCTCATGCAGTTTAGAAAAGAACTCCACTCTACCCCATCTTGGCACAGAATACTGTGTTcttctcttctgctgctgcatttgtGGTTTTGAGTCTACCAACAAAGAAAATCTGCTGGATCATATGAAAGAACATGAGGGTGAAATCATAAACATCATTCTAAACAAGGACCACAGCACGACTCAGAATACAAACTAG
- the ZNF507 gene encoding zinc finger protein 507 isoform X2, with amino-acid sequence MEEGSSIAVLMPNIGEQEAVLISETVIGPTLQSSEEQRKCKTDPLIHVIQKLSKIVESEKSQRCLLIGKKRSHADASVQSLDTAELCEIPAKTIELSVIATKKTEELQADYIVTECLPPSKKKVTCYQCGLCNFLSPSLLTLQEHIKQHGQKNEVILMCSECHFASKSQEELESHFQNHHENGGINSIQTKVQQCVNVTSSFLQGPVEGNVKSGTDQTGNVECKDAAQSAPVPEMGRRKWYTYEQYGMYRCLICRYTCGQQRMLKTHAWKHAGEVDCSYPIFEEENENTSLSETVVTHTPQSVDTVVLSLENSELDIHSEPSLQLQICNSEQLSCKSPIGTNVKEEEILSESMVHSPTTEVVEETVSDTEPDNMITDSLLSSAQKIISCSPNKKGHVNVIVERLPSAEESVLQKPFLMNTDIETEKKFISEESSVTCEEPAEVYHSDAIQEVIIEWNNTEKKDNELSANKNVTADENVPPARRRTNSESLRLHSLAAEALVTMPIRAAELTRSSLRALTGEDAVDAGAGQGGADGPCVAHSKVVSSLKDPSEEFSGLNQSECAIVEIKKDRAELSEAPIKMGISMSLLTVIEKLKERTDQNASDDDILKELQDNAQCQGGGAAAGAGSSLVEFIPSAERPYRCRLCHYSSGNKGYIKQHLRVHRQRQPYQCPICEHIAGDSKGLESHMINHCKARMYQCKQCDESFHYKSQLRNHEREQHSLPDLFSTATANKLIVSNEADDREGSKCSSQKLFRCDVCDYTSTTYVGVRNHRRIHSSDKPYRCSLCGYVCSHPPSLKSHMWKHASDQNYNYEQVNKAINDAISQSSRFQGQLTDKTLLEGTDESTVPILGSSDNLVSFTESINQTTNETSGSDENEKPTLMNTSCSLEKNSTLPHLGTEYCVLLFCCCICGFESTNKENLLDHMKEHEGEIINIILNKDHSTTQNTN; translated from the exons ATGGAAGAAGGAAGCAGCATTGCAGTATTGATGCCAAATATTGGggagcaggaggctgtgctgatTTCTGAAACAGTCATTGGCccaacactgcagagcagcgaagagcagagaaaatgtAAAACCGACCCCCTGATCCACGTGATCCAGAAGCTGAGCAAAATAGTTGAAAGTGAGAAGTCACAAAGGTGCcttttaatagggaagaaacgTTCCCATGCCGACGCCTCTGTGCAGTCCTTggacacagctgagctctgtGAAATCCCAGCTAAAACCATCGAGCTCTCTGTGATTGCTACTAAAAAGACTGAAGAGTTACAAGCAGATTATATTGTGACTGAATGTCTTCCACCAAGCAAAAAAAAGGTGACATGCTATCAGTGTGGTCTCTGTAATTTTCTGTCACCTTCGCTTTTAACTCTGCAAGAACATATAAAACAACATGGGCAGAAAAATGAAGTGATATTAATGTGCTCAGAATGTCATTTTGCCTCCAAAAGCCAAGAAGAACTTGAATCCCACTTCCAAAATCACCACGAGAACGGTGGTATAAACAGCATCCAGACAAAAGTGCAGCAGTGTGTCAATGTCACCAGCTCATTTCTGCAAGGACCAGTGGAAGGAAATGTCAAATCAGGGACTGATCAGACAGGAAATGTGGAATGTAAGGATGCAGCTCAGTCTGCTCCTGTGCCTGAAATGGGCAGGAGGAAGTGGTACACCTACGAGCAGTATGGCATGTACAGGTGTTTAATCTGCAGGTACACCTGCGGGCAGCAGAGGATGTTGAAAACACACGCTTGGAAACACGCGGGGGAGGTTGATTGCTCCTACCCCATCtttgaggaagaaaatgaaaacaccaGCTTGTCAGAGACAGTTGTAACTCATACACCTCAGAGTGTGGATACAGTTGTCCTCTCTTTGGAAAACAGTGAACTTGATATCCATAGTGAGCCTTCTCTTCAGCTTCAGATTTGCAATTCTGAGCAGCTGTCGTGTAAATCGCCCATAGGAACAAATGTAAAAGAGGAAGAGATATTAAGTGAGTCTATGGTGCATTCTCCTACTACAGAGGTTGTAGAGGAGACTGTATCAGATACAGAACCAGACAATATGATAACTGACAGCCTGCTTTCATCAGCACAGAAAATCATCAGTTGTAGTCCAAATAAAAAGGGTCACGTTAATGTTATAGTAGAGCGTTTGCCAAGTGCTGAAGAAAGTGTTTTACAAAAGCCATTCTTAATGAACACTGAcattgaaacagaaaaaaaatttatctcAGAGGAGTCGTCTGTTACCTGTGAAGAACCTGCTGAAGTTTATCATTCAGATGCGATTCAGGAAGTAATAATAGAGTGGAATAACACTGAGAAGAAAGATAACGAATTAAGCGCTAATAAAAATGTAACAGCTGACGAAAATGTGCCTCCTGCACGAAGGAGGACAAATTCAGAATCTTTGAGACTGCACTCCTTAGCAGCAGAAGCTCTTGTTACAATGCCAATCAGAGCTGCAGAACTGACACGGTCCAGCCTCAGGGCTCTGACTGGAGAAGATGCTGTGGATGCAGGTGcaggccagggaggagctgatgGCCCATGCGTGGCTCATTCCAAAGTGGTGTCCTCACTTAAGGATCCTTCAGAGGAGTTCAGTGGCTTAAACCAAAGTGAATGTGCAATAGTTGAGATAAAGAAAGACAGAGCAGAGTTGTCAGAAGCACCAATTAAAATGGGCATCAGCATGTCACTGCTCACCGTCATTGAAAAGCTGAAGGAGAGGACAGACCAGAACGCCTCCGACGACGAcatcctgaaggagctgcaggacaaCGCGCAGTGCCAGGGCGGGggggccgcggcgggggcggggagcAGCCTGGTGGAGTTCATCCCCAGCGCCGAGCGGCCGTACCGCTGCCGCCTGTGCCACTACAGCAGCGGCAACAAGGGCTACATCAAGCAGCACCTGCGCGTGCACCGCCAGCGCCAGCCCTACCAGTGCCCCATCTGCGAGCACATCGCCGGCGACAGCAAGGGCCTGGAGAGCCACATGATCAACCACTGCAAGGCCCGCATGTACCAGTGCAAGCAGTGCGACGAGTCCTTCCACTACAAG AGCCAGCTGCGAAACCATGAAAGAGAACAACACAGTCTTCCTGATCTCTTCTCCACAGCCACAGCTAACAAACTCATAGTTTCCAATGAAGCAGATGATAGAGAAG GAAGCAAGTGTTCCTCCCAGAAGCTGTTCAGGTGTGATGTGTGTGACTACACGAGCACCACGTACGTGGGAGTGCGCAACCACCGCCGCATCCACAGCTCGGACAAGCCGTACAG aTGTTCTCTCTGTGGATATGTATGTAGCCATCCTCCATCCCTGAAGTCCCACATGTGGAAACATGCAAGTGACCAAAATTACAACTATGAACAAGTGAACAAAGCTATTAATGATGCAATTTCACAAAGCAGTAG gTTTCAAGGACAACTCACTGACAAGACCTTGTTAGAAGGCACAGATGAAAGTACAGTACCTATACTAGGAAGTTCAGACAACCTGGTGTCTTTTACAGAGTCCATTAACCAGACTACAAATGAAACTTCAGGTTctgatgaaaatgaaaaacctACCTTGATGAATACCTCATGCAGTTTAGAAAAGAACTCCACTCTACCCCATCTTGGCACAGAATACTGTGTTcttctcttctgctgctgcatttgtGGTTTTGAGTCTACCAACAAAGAAAATCTGCTGGATCATATGAAAGAACATGAGGGTGAAATCATAAACATCATTCTAAACAAGGACCACAGCACGACTCAGAATACAAACTAG